In Treponema sp. OMZ 798, the following proteins share a genomic window:
- the nrdR gene encoding transcriptional regulator NrdR: MRCPHCGNCDDKVMESRTLAQGACIRRRRECLACGYRFTSYEHIEEKPFMVIKKDGRREPFDRKKLEKGIERALEKRPVSLNSIENIVTEIEDQAVLSSGLNKEIETTALGEMVLSHLYSIDKVAYIRFASVYKQFSNLDEFVSEVKKVRKITK, translated from the coding sequence ATGAGATGTCCGCATTGCGGAAATTGCGACGATAAGGTTATGGAATCGAGAACTCTGGCTCAAGGGGCTTGTATACGCAGAAGAAGAGAATGTCTTGCCTGCGGCTACCGCTTTACAAGCTATGAGCATATCGAAGAAAAACCCTTTATGGTTATCAAAAAGGACGGCCGCAGGGAACCCTTTGACCGTAAAAAACTTGAAAAGGGCATTGAAAGGGCTCTTGAAAAGCGTCCCGTTTCATTAAACTCTATAGAAAATATTGTTACCGAAATTGAAGATCAGGCAGTTTTAAGTTCCGGCCTTAACAAAGAAATAGAAACCACTGCTCTGGGTGAAATGGTTCTGTCTCATTTATATTCAATAGATAAGGTGGCCTATATCCGCTTTGCCTCAGTTTACAAGCAATTCAGCAATTTGGATGAGTTTGTCAGCGAGGTAAAAAAGGTTCGAAAAATAACTAAATAA